In one Cloacibacillus porcorum genomic region, the following are encoded:
- the yidD gene encoding membrane protein insertion efficiency factor YidD, with protein sequence MRLVSYCMIFCIRAYQAVISPLLGGGKCRFYPTCSEYAAEALRRYGPITGLWLTMARLVKCGPWHEGGFDPVPEPAEIAERKWLGMLCEKTEQTSKG encoded by the coding sequence GTGCGCTTGGTTTCTTATTGTATGATATTCTGCATCAGGGCCTATCAGGCTGTCATATCCCCGCTTTTGGGCGGCGGTAAGTGCAGATTTTATCCTACCTGTTCCGAGTACGCGGCGGAGGCGCTGCGGCGGTATGGACCCATTACGGGGCTGTGGCTTACGATGGCCCGGCTGGTAAAATGCGGCCCTTGGCACGAGGGCGGCTTTGATCCCGTGCCGGAACCGGCCGAAATAGCAGAACGGAAATGGTTAGGAATGCTCTGCGAAAAGACGGAGCAAACTTCGAAAGGTTAG